A section of the Branchiostoma lanceolatum isolate klBraLanc5 chromosome 19, klBraLanc5.hap2, whole genome shotgun sequence genome encodes:
- the LOC136425630 gene encoding uncharacterized protein, with amino-acid sequence MLERCLAVVVVLASVALQESSCGSNPQHWQFGHWYGKRDPTYTSGKPLSEGGIIGNPDDAERLITKLLQLAQNSVTSEEPVQHVPMALPPRSVTSAQRYPYSDDEINQHGRDLSAIVEGLLQSESPFWRAVAEELMKQSLLLDGTRQGTAKRSFASAARWRRSAARAEGPYQEPMFFK; translated from the exons ATGCTGGAGCGGTGTTTAGCGGTTGTGGTGGTGCTGGCATCAGTGGCCTTGCAAGAATCCAGCTGTGGAAGCAATCCGCAGCACTGGCAGTTCG GCCACTGGTATGGGAAGAGGGACCCCACATACACCTCCGGAAAACCACTCTCTGAGGGCGGCATCATAGGAAACCCCGATGATGCAGAAAGGCTCATCACCAAACTACTACAGCTTGCACAGAATTCAGTGACGTCAGAGGAACCGGTGCAACATGTACCGATGGCGTTACCACCAAGGTCGGTGACGTCAGCACAGCGGTACCCCTACAGTGATGACGAGATCAACCAACATGGCCGGGACCTATCTGCTATCGTTGAAGGTCTTTTGCAGTCTGAGTCGCCGTTTTGGAGAGCAGTG GCGGAAGAATTGATGAAGCAATCCCTGCTGCTGGACGGAACTCGGCAGGGCACCGCGAAGAGGAGCTTCGCTTCGGCAGCAAGATGGCGACGGTCAGCCGCCCGCGCTGAGGGTCCCTACCAGGAGCCGATGTTTTTCAAATAG
- the LOC136425641 gene encoding uncharacterized protein, translating into MKSLWCVAFVLFVAGLLAPSRADKGQEHWQYGHWYGKRDPSDVNNAQIDDVLRSHPDLQQLINKLTELSRRPKASSQMYTKYDDDYPDVPDTTKRVFEESGSPYWKRVAEEMARDGWLLRGHASMRKKRSAERDPIWRPW; encoded by the exons ATGAAGTCTTTGTGGTGCGTGGCGTTCGTCCTCTTCGTGGCGGGCCTGCTGGCCCCATCAAGGGCTGACAAGGGGCAAGAGCACTGGCAATACG GGCATTGGTATGGCAAGAGGGACCCGTCTGACGTCAACAACGCACAGATTGATGACGTACTACGCAGCCACCCAGACCTACAACAGCTGATCAACAAGTTGACGGAGTTGTCCCGCAGGCCCAAGGCGTCATCACAGATGTACACAAAATATGATGACGACTATCCCGACGTGCCCGACACGACAAAGCGTGTCTTCGAGGAGTCCGGGTCGCCATATTGGAAAAGAGTG GCAGAAGAAATGGCGAGAGACGGTTGGCTACTGAGGGGCCATGCTTCGATGAGGAAGAAAAGAAGTGCTGAGAGGGATCCAATATGGCGTCCATGGTGA